One genomic window of Quercus lobata isolate SW786 chromosome 9, ValleyOak3.0 Primary Assembly, whole genome shotgun sequence includes the following:
- the LOC115962170 gene encoding ABC transporter C family member 10-like yields MKLESDSVGLVTPYAKAGFFSRLWFWWLNPLMKMGRQKNLEDEHIPKLCKADRAENCYFQFLEQLNKKKRAEPASQTSILEAIILIHWKEMFLSGCFALLYILTLSSGPVLLNAFILAYEGKGKFKYEGHVLAIAFFFSKCIQSMSQRQWFFRSRLVGLKVRSLLLAAIYNKQLRLSNSARLMHSGAEIMNYVTVDAYRIGEFPFWFHQTWTTSLQLCIAILILFHAVGLATVAALVVIILTVLCNIPLAKLQHKFQSKLTVAQDERLKASSEALVNMKVLKLYAWQTHFKKVIENLRKMECKWLSKVQSEKTYHSILFWSTPVLISSATFGACYFLGIPLHANNVFTFVATFRLVQDPIITVPDVIGVVIQAKVAFARIIKFLEAPELQNAHVKNNCNTENVNYSLFINSAKFSWEETSLKPTLRNINLEVRPGEKVAICGEVGSGKSTLLVAILGEVPKIQGTIKVSGKISYVSQTAWIQSGTIQENILFGSAMDGDRYREALERCSLVKDLELLPFGDLTVIGERGVNLSGGQKQRVQLARALYQDADVFLLDDPFSALDAQTATSIFDEYVMGALSRKTVLLVTHQVDFLPAFNSVLFMSNGEILQQAPYHQLLASSKVFQDLVYAHKETAGSESVAVVGSAHRRGTSSREIKNTYVEKQLKACEGDQLIKQEERETGDTGFKPYKQYLNQNKGFLFFFIACLSHLIFAVGQILQNSWMAANVDNPHVSTLRLVMVYMLIGLASIMFLSCRSISTVVMGLKSSKSLFSQLLDSLFHAPISFYDSTPLGRILSRVSSDLSIIDLDVPFSLNFSVSSFINAYSILVVLAVVTWQVLFVAVPFVFVVIRLQRYYFASAKEMMRINGTTKSLVANHLAESAAGVITIRAFKKEDQFFTKNLDLIDTNASPFFHSFSANEWLIQWIEMVSSTVFASAALCMVLLPPRTFSSGFIGMALSYGLSLNMAFVRSVQKQCSLENNIICVERLSQYMLIPSEAPEVIEGNRPTTNWPAVGKVEIQDLQVRYRPNAPLVLCGISCSFEGGHKIGIVGRTGSGKTTLISSLFRLVEPAGGKIIVDGIDISTIGLHDLRSRFGIIPQDPSLFNGTVRFNLDPLSQHSDQEIWEVLGKCQLQESLQEKGNGLDSLVVEYGSNWSMGQRQLFCLGRALLRRCKILVLDEATASIDNATDMILQKTIRTEFVDCTVITVAHRIPTVMDCTMVLSISDGKLEEYDEPMKLMRIEGSLFGQLVKEYWSNLQTA; encoded by the exons atgAAGCTTGAAAGTGATTCTGTAGGACTTGTAACTCCATATGCCAAAGCCGGATTCTTTAGTAGACTCTGGTTTTGGTGGTTGAATCCGTTGATGAAAATGGGCAGGCAGAAAAATCTTGAGGATGAACATATACCCAAGTTGTGCAAGGCAGATCGAGcagaaaattgttattttcagTTCTTGGAGCAAttgaataagaagaaaagagcAGAACCAGCATCCCAAACATCAATCCTGGAGGCAATAATTTTAATCCATTGGAAAGAAATGTTCTTATCAGGGTGCTTTGCTTTGTTATATATTCTCACACTGTCTAGTGGTCCAGTACTTCTAAATGCCTTCATACTGGCTTACGagggaaaaggaaaattcaagtaCGAAGGACATGTATTGGCAAtagcctttttcttttccaagtGCATACAATCCATGTCACAAAGGCAGTGGTTCTTCCGAAGCAGGCTTGTTGGACTGAAAGTGAGGTCATTGCTCTTAGCAGCCATTTATAATAAACAACTAAGATTATCCAATTCTGCAAGGTTAATGCACTCAGGTGCTGAGATAATGAACTATGTTACAGTAGATGCTTATAGAATTGGAGAATTTCCATTTTGGTTCCATCAGACATGGACAACAAGCCTCCAACTATGTATTGCAATACTAATTCTTTTTCATGCGGTGGGGCTAGCAACAGTTGCAGCACTGGTGGTGATAATTCTCACCGTGCTTTGCAATATTCCACTCGCAAAGTTACAGCATAAGTTTCAGTCTAAGCTAACAGTGGCACAAGATGAGAGACTGAAGGCTAGTTCTGAGGCTCTAGTAAACATGAAGGTTTTGAAATTGTATGCTTGGCAAACCCATTTCAAGAAAGTCATAGAAAATTTAAGGAAGATGGAGTGCAAATGGTTATCTAAAGTGCAGTCAGAGAAAACATATCATAGCATTCTCTTTTGGTCAACTCCGGTTTTGATCTCTTCTGCAACATTTGGAGCATGTTATTTCCTTGGAATTCCTCTGCATGCAAATAACGTTTTCACCTTTGTAGCAACCTTTCGCCTTGTTCAGGATCCGATTATAACTGTTCCTGATGTCATAGGGGTTGTCATTCAAGCCAAGGTTGCATTTGCACGTATTATAAAATTCCTTGAAGCACCAGAGCTGCAGAATGCACATGTTAAGAACAATTGCAACACGGAGAATGTGAATTACTCCCTTTTTATCAATTCGGCCAAATTTTCATGGGAAGAGACTTCATTGAAGCCCACATTGAGAAACATAAATTTGGAGGTTAGACCTGGTGAAAAGGTGGCCATATGTGGAGAAGTTGGCTCAGGCAAGTCAACGCTTCTAGTAGCAATTCTCGGAGAAGTTCCAAAAATTCAGGGAACC ATAAAAGTCAGTGGGAAGATTTCTTATGTTTCTCAGACAGCATGGATACAAAGCGGGACAATacaagagaatattttatttgggtCTGCAATGGATGGTGACAGATACAGAGAAGCACTAGAGAGGTGTTCATTGGTTAAGGACCTTGAGTTGCTTCCCTTTGGTGATCTCACCGTAATAGGGGAGAGAGGTGTTAATTTGAGTGGTGGTCAGAAGCAACGCGTTCAACTTGCCCGTGCTCTCTATCAGGATGCTGATGTATTTCTCTTAGATGATCCATTCAGTGCTTTGGATGCACAGACTGCAACAAGCATATTTGAT GAATATGTTATGGGCGCACTTTCAAGGAAGACAGTCTTACTTGTGACCCATCAAGTAGACTTCTTGCCTGCTTTCAATTCTGTTTTG TTCATGTCAAACGGGGAAATATTACAACAGGCTCCATATCATCAGTTGTTGGCCTCAAGCAAAGTATTTCAGGACCTTGTTTATGCACACAAAGAGACGGCGGGTTCTGAAAGCGTTGCCGTTGTTGGTTCTGCACATAGACGTGGAACATCTTCCCGAGAGATTAAGAATACTTACGTAGAGAAGCAATTAAAAGCATGTGAAGGGGATCAGTTGATTaagcaagaagagagagaaacaggaGACACCGGCTTTAAACCATACAAGCAATATCTGAATCAAAACAAAGggttcttgttcttcttcataGCCTGTCTCTCTCACCTTATATTTGCAGTTGGTCAGATATTACAGAATTCATGGATGGCTGCTAATGTTGATAATCCTCATGTTAGCACATTGAGATTGGTCATGGTTTATATGTTGATTGGATTAGCCTCAATAATGTTTTTATCCTGTAGATCTATTTCTACAGTTGTTATGGGACTTAAATCTTCGAAATCCTTGTTTTCACAGCTATTAGACTCCCTTTTTCATGCACCCATTTCATTTTACGATTCCACACCTCTAGGAAGGATACTTAGTCGG GTGTCTTCTGACCTGAGTATCATAGATCTTGATGTCCCGTTCAGCCTTAACTTCTCTGTTTCGTCTTTCATTAATGCATATTCTATTCTTGTGGTACTCGCTGTTGTCACCTGGCAGGTCTTGTTTGTCGCAGTaccatttgtttttgttgtaatCAGATTGCAG AGATATTACTTTGCCTCTGCAAAAGAGATGATGCGGATCAATGGAACAACCAAGTCCTTAGTAGCAAATCATCTAGCAGAGTCTGCCGCAGGAGTCATCACAATAAGGGCTTTTAAGAAGGAAGACCAGTTCTTCACAAAGAATCTTGACCTCATTGACACAAATGCTAGTCCTTTTTTCCACAGTTTTTCTGCAAACGAGTGGTTGATTCAATGGATAGAAATGGTCAGTTCGACGGTTTTTGCCTCTGCTGCACTTTGCATGGTTTTGCTTCCTCCCCGAACTTTTAGCTCTG GATTCATCGGGATGGCACTTTCTTATGGTCTTTCCTTAAACATGGCGTTTGTCCGTTCTGTTCAAAAGCAGTGTAGTTTAgaaaataacattatttgtgTAGAAAGGCTAAGCCAATACATGCTTATTCCCAGTGAGGCCCCTGAAGTAATAGAAGGAAACCGCCCCACAACTAATTGGCCGGCTGTGGGTAAAGTGGAGATACAAGATTTGCAG GTTAGATATAGGCCCAATGCACCACTTGTTCTTTGTGGGATAAGTTGTTCTTTTGAAGGAGGGCACAAGATTGGTATCGTTGGCCGAACTGGGAGTGGGAAGACAACCCTTATAAGTTCTCTTTTTCGTCTTGTGGAGCCTGCAGGGGGGAAGATTATTGTTGATGGCATTGACATCTCTACAATTGGACTTCATGATCTGAGGTCACGTTTTGGAATAATACCTCAAGATCCTTCTCTTTTTAATGGGACTGTGAGATTCAATTTGGATCCCTTGTCTCAACATTCTGACCAAGAAATTTGGGAG GTTCTTGGGAAGTGCCAGCTACAAGAGTCTCTTCAAGAGAAAGGAAATGGCCTGGACTCCTTAG TTGTGGAATATGGGTCAAATTGGAGCATGGGGCAGCGGCAACTTTTCTGTTTAGGGCGTGCACTTTTGAGGAGATGTAAGATATTGGTGCTCGATGAAGCAACTGCATCAATTGATAATGCAACTGATATGATTCTTCAGAAAACCATTAGGACTGAATTTGTTGATTGTACTGTGATCACTGTGGCTCACAGGATACCTACAGTGATGGATTGCACGATGGTTCTCTCTATTAGTGATG GAAAACTAGAGGAGTATGATGAACCAATGAAGTTAATGAGGATAGAAGGTTCCCTGTTTGGGCAGCTTGTCAAGGAATACTGGTCTAATCTTCAGACTGCATAA